The following are encoded in a window of Rosa chinensis cultivar Old Blush chromosome 4, RchiOBHm-V2, whole genome shotgun sequence genomic DNA:
- the LOC112197999 gene encoding mitogen-activated protein kinase kinase kinase NPK1, translating to MQGLVGLVRESLDFRTSGLVDKIGSSIRKSRIGLFARPPAPRELPPVVPDDDAPPIRWRKGELIGSGAFGRVYMGMNLDSGELIAVKQVSIAASSASKEKTQAHIRELEEEVRLLKNLSHPNIVRYLGTAREADSLNILLEFVPGGSISSLLGKFGSFPESVIRMYTKQLLLGLEYLHKNGIMHRDIKGANILVDNKGCIKLADFGASKKVVELATINGAKSMKGTPYWMAPEVILQTGHSFSADIWSVGCTVIEMATGKPPWSQQYQEVAALFHIGTTKSHPPIPEHLSAEAKDFLLKCLEKEPDFRSAASELLQHPFVTGDYQEPRSALRTSVMEAGNHMATPGTNLKNSMNVSIRRSTCAGLKDICDMGSVRCSTVYPNNISGGSSCWGANNTDDDMCQLDDSDDIMLGSFVKFNSVMASGGLNKSFNPMCEPTDDWQCKFDESLELRKSGMNLPPCQTIHEASSSAGASHKVENEFTFPCGPSVAEDDEEVTETKIRAFLDEKALDLKKLQTPLFEEFFSTLNAAGPPGVIGNANCDHVSNNLHLPPKSKSPSRAPSRRFSAIVGTVNGSRFGKHTLNVSNASGVHSHILQEIQPPQLSERKGPLDAQKDSLGASASFSELQRRWKEELDEELERKREMKRKAGLGMNTSPSPNNRIISRQREQQWGVFSTK from the exons ATGCAAGGCCTCGTCGGCTTGGTCCGCGAGTCCCTTGACTTCCGGACCAGCGGACTTGTCGACAAGATCGGCTCCAGCATTAGAAAATCGCGAATCGGGCTTTTCGCTAGGCCTCCGGCGCCGCGTGAGCTTCCTCCGGTGGTCCCCGATGACGATGCGCCGCCGATTCGGTGGCGCAAGGGCGAGTTGATTGGGTCTGGTGCCTTCGGGCGGGTCTATATGGGGATGAATCTCGATTCCGGAGAGCTTATTGCCGTGAAACAG GTTTCGATTGCTGCAAGTAGTGCTTCAAAGGAGAAGACACAG GCTCATATTCGAGAGTTGGAGGAGGAAGTGAGGCTTCTTAAGAATCTTTCACACCCAAACATTGTT AGGTACTTGGGGACTGCTAGAGAAGCCGATTCGTTGAATATTCTGTTGGAGTTTGTGCCAGGTGGATCCATATCCTCCCTCTTGGGGAAATTTGGGTCCTTTCCCGAGTCT GTTATAAGAATGTACACGAAGCAACTGTTATTGGGCCTTGAATACCTACACAAGAATGGAATTATGCATAGGGACATCAAG GGTGCAAACATCCTTGTTGATAATAAGGGGTGCATTAAACTTGCAGACTTTGGTGCATCGAAGAAAGTTGTTGAACTG GCCACTATAAATGGTGCCAAGTCAATGAAGGGAACTCCGTATTGGATGGCTCCGGAAGTTATTCTCCAGACTGGCCATAGTTT CTCTGCTGACATATGGAGTGTTGGATGTACTGTGATTGAGATGGCTACCGGAAAGCCTCCATGGAGCCAACAGTATCAGGAG GTTGCTGCTCTCTTCCATATTGGAACAACAAAATCTCATCCACCCATTCCTGAGCATCTCTCTGCTGAGGCAAAGGATTTTCTATTAAAATGTCTAGAGAA GGAACCTGACTTCAGGTCTGCTGCATCAGAACTGCTGCAG CACCCATTTGTCACTGGGGATTATCAGGAACCTCGCTCAGCATTACGCACTTCAGTTATG GAAGCTGGAAACCATATGGCAACACCTGGGACCAATCTTAAGAACTC CATGAACGTTTCGATCAGAAGATCAACCTGCGCAGGCTTGAAGGATATTTGCGACATGGGTAGTGTAAGGTGCTCAACTGTATACCCCAACAATATTTCAGGAGGGAGCTCCTGCTGGGGAGCAAATAATACTGATGATGACATGTGTCAGCTTGATGATTCTGATGATATAATGCTTGGTTCATTTGTAAAATTTAATTCTGTGATGGCATCAGGTGGATTAAACAAG AGTTTCAATCCCATGTGTGAACCAACTGATGACTGGCAATGTAAGTTTGATGAAAGTCTGGAGTTGAGAAAAAGTGGAATGAACTTGCCCCCATGTCAAACAATACATGAGGCTTCAAGCAGCGCTGGAGCGTCTCATAAGGTGGAGAATGAATTCACATTTCCTTGTGGTCCATCAGTGGCTGAGGATGATGAGGAAGTCACAGAAACGAAAATAAGAGCCTTCCTAGATGAAAAG GCATTAGATCTGAAGAAGCTGCAGACACCGTTATTTGAAGAATTCTTTAGTACTTTGAATGCAGCTGGTCCCCCAGGTGTAATTGGAAATGCAAATTGTGATCATGTTTCAAATAATCTGCATTTACCTCCTAAAAGCAAGTCACCCAGTCGGGCACCTAGTAGAAGATTCTCTGCAATAGTTGGAACTGTCAATGGTTCACGCTTCGGGAAACACACCCTAAATGTATCAAATGCAAGTGGTGTGCATAGTCATATCTTACAGGAAATTCAGCCGCCTCAGCTTAGTGAACGGAAAGGGCCTCTTGATGCTCAGAAAGATTCACTTGGTGCAAG TGCAAGTTTTTCCGAGTTGCAAAGGAggtggaaagaggagcttgacGAAGAATTAGAGAGGAAGCGAG AGATGAAACGCAAGGCTGGTTTAGGGATGAATACATCACCGTCGCCAAACAACCGGATTATTAGTCGACAAAGAGAGCAGCAATGGGGTGTTTTCTCCACAAAATGA